The Thermanaerovibrio acidaminovorans DSM 6589 genome contains a region encoding:
- a CDS encoding S1 RNA-binding domain-containing protein has protein sequence MVEDKTATTAGVNVGDVVTGTVEHIAPYGAFVRLENGQKAMVHISELSHSYVKKVEDVLELQQKVTAKVIKIDERGRIDLSIKALKPRESRPPQRGYGGGGEMDFEKKLSMFLKASDEKIADLNSKMKDSRGGKRKPGKR, from the coding sequence ATGGTGGAAGACAAGACGGCAACTACCGCCGGGGTGAACGTGGGTGACGTGGTCACCGGGACGGTGGAGCACATAGCTCCCTATGGGGCCTTCGTCCGGCTGGAGAACGGCCAGAAGGCGATGGTCCACATATCGGAGCTGTCCCACAGCTACGTCAAGAAGGTGGAGGACGTCCTGGAGCTCCAGCAGAAGGTGACCGCCAAGGTCATCAAGATCGACGAGCGAGGACGGATAGACCTCTCCATCAAGGCCCTGAAGCCCCGGGAGAGCCGGCCCCCCCAGCGGGGCTACGGTGGGGGTGGGGAGATGGACTTCGAGAAGAAGCTCTCCATGTTCCTCAAGGCCAGCGACGAGAAGATAGCCGACCTGAACAGCAAGATGAAGGACTCCAGGGGAGGTAAGAGGAAGCCGGGGAAGCGATGA
- a CDS encoding DUF342 domain-containing protein has product MDRPFKLSVRDDGIYLTVEPEGELVLSDVVALLKEKQIEDYDGQLVARAVQERTGESVKIAERKTDLDRPAKMEIRISEDGLSCSMKLTPPLGKLPLPSPEDIERFLRDHGVVEGFKADVIRALASGSHLNQWVEVARGREVVHGKDAAIVYKVDLQRLKPKETQEGKRVDMKDLGTVINVLKGQELAEKTPPVPGQDGMTVMGKPIKAQAPKDKNLPAGSGTEMSEDRMHLYAAQDGHLSIKDGKLCVLPLFEVKGDVDYGVGNIQFVGPVMVRGSVREGFSVKAGGDLFVDGVVEGAHLSCEGNMVIKVGVRGTGKALLEAKGDVSCAYIDQAHVRAGGDVRVSEAIMHSQVSARGSVIVQGSKKGQIVGGRVQAGIEVVCETLGSEMGTKTEVVVGVPPELMEERRRIVESLKDLKAKMGDVNTNLGYLKKLEERDLLDDQKRALMVRLTRAKFQLQGQISVLEKRMAAIEAEVESSKASGRVRVKGTCHNGVVVSIRGMNYIVRSDQKFVSFAVEEGEIRIKPFDY; this is encoded by the coding sequence TTGGATCGGCCTTTCAAGCTGAGCGTCAGGGATGACGGGATATACCTCACTGTGGAGCCCGAAGGGGAGCTGGTGCTGTCCGATGTGGTGGCCCTCCTCAAGGAGAAGCAGATAGAGGACTACGATGGTCAGCTGGTGGCCAGGGCGGTCCAGGAGCGCACCGGCGAGAGCGTCAAGATAGCGGAGCGGAAGACCGACCTGGACCGTCCCGCCAAGATGGAGATCCGGATATCCGAGGACGGCCTCAGCTGCTCCATGAAACTGACGCCCCCCTTGGGGAAGCTTCCATTACCGTCCCCGGAGGACATAGAGCGGTTCCTGCGGGATCACGGGGTTGTGGAGGGCTTTAAGGCGGACGTGATCCGGGCCCTGGCGTCGGGGTCGCACCTGAACCAGTGGGTGGAGGTGGCCCGGGGCCGCGAGGTGGTGCACGGCAAGGACGCGGCCATAGTCTACAAGGTGGACCTCCAGCGACTGAAGCCCAAGGAGACCCAGGAGGGCAAGCGGGTGGACATGAAGGACCTGGGGACGGTGATAAACGTCCTCAAGGGACAGGAGCTGGCGGAGAAGACCCCCCCGGTGCCTGGGCAAGACGGGATGACCGTCATGGGGAAGCCCATAAAGGCCCAGGCGCCCAAGGACAAGAACCTTCCGGCGGGTTCCGGCACCGAGATGTCCGAGGACCGGATGCACCTCTACGCCGCCCAGGACGGGCACCTGTCCATAAAGGACGGCAAGCTGTGCGTGTTGCCCCTCTTCGAGGTGAAGGGGGATGTGGACTACGGGGTCGGGAACATCCAGTTCGTGGGGCCCGTGATGGTCCGCGGCTCCGTCCGGGAGGGCTTCTCGGTGAAGGCCGGGGGGGACCTGTTCGTGGACGGGGTGGTGGAGGGGGCGCACCTTTCCTGTGAGGGCAACATGGTCATAAAGGTAGGGGTCCGGGGGACCGGCAAGGCCCTGCTGGAGGCCAAGGGGGACGTGTCCTGCGCCTACATAGATCAGGCCCACGTGAGAGCCGGGGGGGACGTAAGGGTATCGGAGGCCATAATGCACAGCCAGGTTTCCGCCCGGGGCTCGGTGATCGTCCAGGGGAGCAAGAAGGGGCAGATCGTTGGGGGCCGGGTCCAGGCGGGCATCGAGGTGGTGTGCGAGACCTTGGGGAGCGAGATGGGCACCAAGACCGAGGTGGTGGTGGGGGTCCCGCCGGAGCTCATGGAGGAGAGGCGGAGGATCGTGGAGTCCCTCAAGGACCTGAAGGCCAAGATGGGGGACGTGAACACCAACCTGGGTTACCTCAAGAAGCTGGAGGAGCGGGACCTGCTGGACGACCAGAAGAGGGCACTCATGGTGCGCCTCACCCGGGCCAAGTTCCAGCTTCAGGGGCAGATATCGGTCCTGGAGAAGCGGATGGCGGCCATCGAGGCGGAGGTGGAGAGCAGCAAGGCCTCCGGGCGGGTCCGGGTGAAGGGGACCTGTCACAACGGGGTGGTGGTCTCCATCCGGGGCATGAACTACATAGTCCGATCGGATCAGAAGTTCGTCAGCTTCGCGGTGGAGGAAGGGGAGATAAGGATAAAGCCCTTCGACTACTAG
- a CDS encoding FliA/WhiG family RNA polymerase sigma factor, with protein sequence MRSDDAILWEAYAKEPTGENRERIVKRYIPLVKYVAGRMAVTPPPGLDYDDILSFGVMGLLDAMDRFDPSRGFCFQTFAVPRIRGAILDELRRYDWISRTGRDKLQRLERAMEEAAAEGTLLDDEALMERLGMNEKSYRELLEIASRSYVVSLDEVLGLEDGEVKRDGLLEDPSPSPQEEVERREELALVRRALEELPERERLLLSLYYQEGLTLKEVGAVLGVTESRASQLHGRAIAMLRSKLL encoded by the coding sequence GTGAGGTCCGACGACGCCATCCTGTGGGAGGCCTACGCCAAGGAGCCCACGGGGGAGAACCGGGAGAGGATCGTCAAGAGGTATATTCCGCTGGTCAAGTATGTGGCGGGTCGCATGGCGGTGACCCCGCCGCCGGGACTGGACTACGACGACATACTTAGCTTCGGCGTAATGGGGCTCCTGGACGCCATGGACCGGTTCGACCCCTCCAGGGGCTTCTGTTTCCAGACCTTCGCGGTGCCCCGGATAAGGGGGGCCATCCTGGACGAGCTTCGCCGGTATGACTGGATATCCCGGACCGGGAGGGACAAGCTTCAGCGGCTGGAGCGGGCCATGGAGGAGGCGGCTGCGGAGGGCACCCTTCTGGACGACGAGGCCCTAATGGAGAGGCTAGGGATGAACGAAAAGAGCTACAGGGAGCTTTTGGAGATCGCCAGCCGATCCTACGTGGTGTCCCTGGATGAGGTCCTGGGCCTGGAGGACGGGGAGGTCAAGCGGGATGGCCTCTTGGAGGACCCGTCCCCCTCCCCCCAGGAGGAGGTGGAGCGCCGGGAGGAGCTGGCCCTGGTGCGGCGGGCCCTGGAGGAGCTGCCCGAGAGGGAGCGGTTGCTCCTCTCCCTCTACTACCAGGAGGGGCTGACCCTCAAGGAGGTGGGGGCGGTTCTGGGGGTGACCGAGTCCAGGGCCTCCCAGCTTCACGGGCGGGCCATAGCCATGTTGCGCTCCAAGCTCCTTTAG
- a CDS encoding chemotaxis protein CheD, with translation MSTSAIHVGMADLVAVRHPATLITLGLGSCIGLVIYDQAARVAAMAHIMLPDSRDAKEVLKPGKFADTAVPLMMDKLMELGVNKSKLKAKMAGGAQMFNIPGKESSLLAVGARNVEATTAMLAKFGVPLVASDVGGSKGRSVEFSTDTWVLVVKTLGTGVKEL, from the coding sequence ATGTCGACCTCCGCTATACACGTTGGGATGGCGGACCTGGTGGCGGTGAGGCACCCCGCCACGCTGATAACTCTGGGGCTGGGGTCCTGCATAGGTCTGGTCATATACGATCAGGCCGCCAGGGTGGCCGCCATGGCCCACATAATGCTTCCGGACAGCCGGGACGCCAAGGAGGTCTTGAAGCCCGGCAAGTTCGCCGACACGGCGGTGCCCCTCATGATGGACAAGCTGATGGAGCTGGGGGTCAACAAGTCCAAGCTGAAGGCCAAGATGGCCGGCGGGGCCCAGATGTTCAACATCCCCGGCAAGGAGAGCTCCCTCCTGGCGGTTGGGGCCAGGAACGTGGAGGCCACCACTGCCATGCTGGCCAAGTTCGGGGTGCCCCTGGTGGCATCCGACGTGGGGGGTAGCAAGGGCCGTAGTGTTGAGTTCTCCACCGACACCTGGGTCCTGGTGGTCAAGACCCTTGGCACCGGGGTCAAGGAGCTCTAG
- a CDS encoding chemotaxis protein CheC: MEEGLGEAMSVDFDSFNSIQMDAIREVGNIGAGNAATALSKLLGRMVDMDVPVAELVSVYEIANHYGSPEDLACGVLIRADGEFSCNIIFLMYEEEASTLADLLISMDLSSMEEEVRMQIRDSALAEVGNIILGAFLNALSSMTGWALPVSVPAVAHDMLGSIMDVVAAMFGIMGDTALLVKTTLKIQDSDAEARGMVIMVPDPGSLEVLLKRLGVL, encoded by the coding sequence ATGGAAGAGGGTTTGGGTGAGGCCATGTCGGTTGATTTCGATTCCTTCAACAGCATTCAGATGGACGCCATAAGGGAGGTGGGGAACATAGGGGCCGGCAACGCCGCCACCGCACTGTCCAAGCTATTGGGCCGCATGGTGGACATGGACGTTCCGGTGGCGGAGCTGGTCTCGGTCTACGAGATAGCCAACCACTACGGTTCCCCCGAGGACCTGGCGTGCGGGGTGTTGATCCGGGCGGACGGGGAGTTCTCCTGCAACATCATATTCCTCATGTACGAGGAGGAGGCGTCCACCCTGGCGGATCTTCTCATCTCCATGGACCTGAGCTCCATGGAGGAGGAGGTCCGGATGCAGATAAGGGACAGCGCCCTGGCGGAGGTGGGCAACATAATCCTCGGGGCCTTCCTGAACGCCCTGTCTTCCATGACCGGCTGGGCCCTTCCCGTGTCAGTGCCGGCGGTGGCCCACGACATGCTGGGCTCCATAATGGACGTGGTGGCCGCCATGTTCGGCATAATGGGTGACACCGCCCTTCTGGTGAAGACCACCCTCAAGATCCAGGACTCCGACGCAGAGGCCCGAGGTATGGTGATCATGGTCCCCGATCCTGGGTCGCTGGAAGTGCTCCTTAAGAGATTGGGGGTGCTCTAG
- a CDS encoding chemotaxis protein CheA: MTNMDMSQYIGAFLDEATDQLKNLNELLLAAEQNQSDMGIINEIFRVAHTFKGMSATMGFDSMAGLTHAMEDLLGLARSGEHVLNSEDVDLLFKCLDAITAMVDNIRGGGSDKDVDVKALVEQLHRLVNKAHEAPAAKPAKVGKKVELTEQERGWVKEARHQGMAVYELRVALSPSCMLKAARAYMVVTRLGEMGELIKTQPGVEDLEREAFDTEFWVYVATHETGEALSSVASSISEVASVEVTPLNFDEDGGLSIGDMEDDEDEEEQSSSGTPQVSQGQQPQAGAAQAPQQGSKKGSRTVRVDIGRLDKLMNLVGELVIGRARIERLAQETKIKAFDEPLSQLGRISGEIQELVTKLRMVPVSMVFDRLPRLVRDLSRQMGKEVRLVVEGRETELDRTVIDEIGDPMVHLLRNSLDHGLESPEERERNGKPREGTITVAAYQEGNGVIIEVQDDGRGIDTAKVRRKAVERGIVTAEQAQMMTDEEAIRLILLPGFSTADVVTDLSGRGVGMDAVKSKVESLGGQFQVFSKLGEGTRVVIRLPLTLAIVLALLIRVGDEIYAISLENVEETLLVPKSEIKYVHGTPVTTVRGEILTLSDLAGILSTPVDREGVEEHPVVVVRVGRDRNRIGFVVDDFVGQQEIVIKPLGKLLQKVRGVAGATILGDGNVALILDAASL, translated from the coding sequence ATGACCAACATGGACATGAGTCAGTACATAGGAGCGTTTCTGGACGAGGCAACGGATCAGCTGAAGAACCTGAACGAGCTGCTCCTGGCGGCGGAGCAGAACCAGTCCGACATGGGCATAATAAACGAGATATTCCGGGTGGCCCACACCTTCAAGGGCATGTCCGCCACCATGGGCTTCGACTCCATGGCGGGTCTGACCCACGCCATGGAGGATCTGCTGGGGTTAGCCCGCAGCGGAGAGCACGTGCTCAACTCCGAGGACGTGGACCTGCTCTTCAAGTGTCTGGATGCCATAACCGCCATGGTGGACAACATAAGGGGTGGGGGTAGCGACAAGGACGTGGACGTGAAGGCCCTGGTGGAGCAGCTCCACCGTTTGGTCAACAAGGCCCACGAGGCCCCCGCCGCCAAGCCCGCCAAGGTGGGGAAGAAGGTGGAGCTCACCGAGCAGGAGAGGGGTTGGGTGAAGGAGGCCCGTCATCAGGGGATGGCGGTCTACGAGCTCAGGGTGGCTTTGAGCCCCAGTTGCATGTTGAAGGCCGCCCGGGCCTACATGGTGGTGACCCGTCTTGGGGAGATGGGGGAGCTGATAAAGACCCAGCCCGGGGTGGAGGACCTGGAGAGGGAGGCCTTCGACACCGAGTTCTGGGTCTACGTGGCCACCCATGAGACCGGGGAGGCGCTGTCGTCGGTGGCGTCCTCCATAAGCGAGGTGGCGTCGGTGGAGGTGACGCCCCTCAACTTCGACGAGGACGGTGGGCTCTCCATAGGGGACATGGAGGACGACGAAGACGAGGAGGAGCAGTCCTCCTCTGGAACCCCCCAGGTTTCCCAGGGGCAGCAGCCTCAGGCGGGTGCGGCCCAGGCGCCCCAGCAGGGTTCCAAGAAGGGTAGCCGCACTGTCCGGGTGGACATAGGGCGCCTTGACAAGCTCATGAACCTGGTGGGGGAGCTGGTGATCGGCCGGGCCAGGATAGAGCGGCTGGCCCAGGAGACCAAGATAAAGGCCTTCGACGAGCCCCTGTCCCAGCTGGGGCGCATATCCGGCGAGATCCAGGAGCTGGTCACCAAGCTCCGGATGGTGCCGGTCTCCATGGTGTTCGACCGGCTGCCCCGGCTGGTGAGGGACCTGTCCCGTCAGATGGGCAAGGAGGTCCGGCTGGTGGTGGAGGGCCGGGAGACCGAGCTGGACCGGACGGTCATAGACGAGATAGGGGACCCCATGGTTCACCTGCTCAGGAACTCCCTGGACCATGGGCTGGAGAGCCCGGAGGAGAGGGAGAGGAACGGCAAGCCCCGGGAGGGGACCATCACCGTGGCGGCCTATCAGGAGGGCAACGGGGTCATCATAGAGGTTCAGGACGACGGCCGTGGGATAGACACCGCCAAGGTAAGGCGGAAGGCGGTGGAGCGGGGCATAGTGACCGCCGAGCAGGCCCAGATGATGACCGACGAGGAGGCCATCCGGCTCATCCTGCTACCTGGGTTCAGCACCGCCGACGTGGTTACGGACCTCTCAGGCCGTGGAGTTGGCATGGACGCGGTGAAGAGCAAGGTGGAGTCCCTGGGGGGCCAGTTCCAGGTGTTTTCTAAGCTCGGAGAGGGGACCCGGGTGGTCATAAGGTTGCCCTTGACGCTGGCCATAGTGTTGGCCCTGCTGATCCGGGTGGGGGATGAGATCTACGCCATATCGCTGGAGAACGTGGAGGAGACCCTGCTGGTGCCCAAGAGCGAAATAAAGTACGTGCACGGTACCCCGGTGACCACCGTGAGGGGAGAGATACTGACCCTTTCGGACCTGGCGGGGATCCTCTCAACCCCGGTGGATCGGGAGGGGGTGGAGGAGCATCCGGTGGTGGTGGTCCGGGTGGGCCGGGACAGGAACCGCATAGGCTTCGTGGTGGACGACTTCGTGGGCCAGCAGGAGATAGTGATAAAGCCTCTGGGCAAGCTGTTGCAGAAGGTCCGGGGCGTGGCGGGGGCCACAATCCTGGGGGATGGCAATGTGGCCCTGATATTGGACGCCGCCTCCCTGTAG
- a CDS encoding protein-glutamate methylesterase/protein-glutamine glutaminase, translating to MTTSRKIRVMVVDDSAFMRKVIGDILSSDGRFEVVARVRDGEEALQKLQEASPDVITLDVEMPRKNGLEALKEIMERRPTPVVMVSSLTREGAEVTLQALSLGAVDFVTKPSGTISLDMNKVEEELKQKVWVASTVDRSRLGLRRFPPERRPQPPVSQPSAPAAATAPRRRPQRVDLLLIASSTGGPRALQEVIPAIRKDFPCPVLVVQHMPRGFTASFAERLDDASQLKVVEGYDGLKPQRGMAVIAPGGYHMVVDRSGADLVCRLSDAPPVRSVKPAADMLFMSVADVVGGSVVAAVLTGMGRDGADGALALHRKGGIILAESPETCVVYGMPRAVVEAGIADEVIPLYEMPEAFHRWTVGP from the coding sequence ATGACGACCAGCAGAAAGATAAGGGTTATGGTGGTGGACGACTCGGCCTTCATGCGCAAGGTCATCGGCGACATCCTTTCCTCCGATGGCCGTTTCGAGGTGGTGGCCCGGGTCAGGGACGGGGAGGAGGCCCTTCAGAAGTTGCAGGAGGCCTCGCCGGACGTGATAACCCTGGACGTGGAGATGCCCCGGAAGAACGGCCTGGAGGCGCTCAAGGAGATAATGGAGCGGCGTCCCACCCCGGTGGTGATGGTTTCCAGCCTGACCCGGGAGGGGGCGGAGGTGACGTTGCAGGCCCTGTCGCTGGGGGCGGTGGATTTCGTAACCAAGCCGTCGGGCACCATATCCCTGGACATGAACAAGGTGGAGGAGGAGCTCAAGCAGAAGGTCTGGGTGGCCAGCACGGTGGACCGGAGCCGGCTCGGCCTTCGCAGGTTCCCTCCGGAGAGGCGGCCTCAGCCCCCGGTGTCCCAGCCCTCCGCCCCTGCGGCGGCTACGGCGCCCAGGAGGAGGCCCCAGCGGGTGGATCTGTTGCTCATCGCCTCCTCCACCGGGGGGCCCAGGGCCCTTCAGGAGGTGATCCCCGCCATAAGGAAGGACTTCCCCTGTCCCGTCCTGGTGGTTCAGCACATGCCCCGGGGTTTTACCGCCTCCTTCGCCGAGAGGCTGGACGACGCTAGCCAGCTGAAGGTGGTGGAGGGCTACGATGGATTAAAACCGCAAAGGGGTATGGCGGTGATAGCCCCTGGAGGTTATCATATGGTGGTGGACAGATCCGGTGCGGACCTGGTCTGCAGACTCTCCGACGCTCCACCGGTCAGATCCGTGAAGCCCGCGGCGGACATGTTGTTCATGAGCGTGGCGGACGTGGTGGGCGGTTCGGTGGTGGCGGCGGTCCTGACCGGCATGGGCAGGGACGGGGCGGACGGAGCCCTGGCGCTGCACCGAAAGGGAGGGATAATCTTGGCGGAGAGCCCAGAGACTTGCGTTGTCTATGGCATGCCTAGGGCGGTGGTGGAGGCTGGCATAGCGGACGAGGTGATCCCTCTCTACGAGATGCCGGAGGCCTTTCATCGCTGGACCGTGGGTCCTTAG
- a CDS encoding flagellar brake protein, with protein MVSLGSQGSNAGVAEFPVGAKAEFKVHDGLFKGTYASRVEDLRDGMVALAHPMFKGGLLPVYRDMECEVISEDSRSPMRGSCVVVRSDLSSPVPLLWVRISGPVERVQRRRYLRVSCVKEFRVFPLEVEHRSPLSGRWLRAVGVDLSLGGIRFRLAFPYRLSREDSFLGMLPFGEAGVPAVLRLTRVERTADGLLDCGSSFESIPGWSEKYIIEFIRTQELNSRQGRDAP; from the coding sequence GTGGTCTCCTTGGGGTCTCAGGGGTCGAATGCGGGCGTGGCGGAGTTCCCCGTTGGGGCCAAGGCGGAGTTCAAGGTCCACGACGGGCTCTTCAAGGGGACCTACGCTAGCCGGGTGGAGGATTTGAGGGACGGCATGGTGGCGCTGGCGCACCCCATGTTCAAGGGGGGGCTGTTGCCGGTCTACCGGGACATGGAGTGCGAGGTGATATCCGAGGACTCCCGGTCCCCCATGAGGGGCAGTTGTGTGGTGGTCCGGAGCGACCTCTCGTCCCCGGTGCCCCTGCTGTGGGTGAGGATCTCAGGTCCGGTGGAGAGGGTTCAGCGCCGGCGCTACCTCAGGGTAAGCTGCGTCAAGGAGTTCAGGGTGTTCCCCCTGGAGGTGGAGCACCGTTCCCCCCTGTCGGGCCGTTGGCTCCGGGCTGTGGGGGTTGACCTGAGCCTTGGGGGCATCCGGTTCAGGCTGGCGTTCCCCTACCGGCTGTCCAGGGAGGACTCGTTCCTGGGCATGCTACCCTTCGGGGAGGCGGGGGTGCCGGCGGTGCTCAGGCTGACAAGGGTGGAGAGGACCGCCGACGGGCTGTTAGACTGCGGATCCTCCTTCGAGTCCATCCCGGGATGGTCGGAAAAGTATATAATAGAGTTCATACGGACCCAGGAACTTAATTCCCGCCAGGGGAGAGATGCGCCATGA
- a CDS encoding MinD/ParA family protein yields the protein MDRPNGRFDQAWALREAVMSSRQAQSRFRGLRSIAVVSGKGGVGKTNLSVNLALAMGQLGRDVMLMDADMGLANVDLLLGVVPKHHLGHVIGGTMGLEDIVISVNDRVRLIPGGAGFSDLADLDEQSQAMLIERFSAMESQAEVLLVDTGAGIHRNVISFAAAADQVLLLTTTEPTAIRDAYGVLKSLVMGVSWKPNVSLVVNMAMSQEEALSVADRVRMAASQFLDLAIDYVGYVPWDQSVMESVRRRRPFLLEMPDSPAASCVKVIARRLVSGGQDQEAPQGRGLKAFMLRLGRRMRLKS from the coding sequence TTGGATAGGCCCAACGGCAGGTTCGATCAGGCCTGGGCGCTTAGGGAGGCGGTCATGTCCTCCCGGCAGGCCCAATCCCGCTTCCGGGGGCTTAGGTCCATAGCGGTCGTTAGCGGCAAGGGTGGGGTGGGGAAGACCAACCTGTCGGTCAACCTGGCCCTGGCCATGGGCCAGCTGGGCCGGGACGTGATGTTGATGGACGCGGACATGGGGCTCGCCAACGTGGACCTGCTCCTGGGGGTGGTGCCCAAGCACCACCTGGGCCACGTGATCGGGGGGACCATGGGGCTGGAGGACATAGTGATATCGGTGAACGACCGGGTGAGGCTGATCCCCGGGGGGGCTGGGTTCTCGGACCTGGCGGACCTGGACGAGCAGAGCCAGGCCATGCTGATAGAGCGGTTCTCCGCCATGGAGTCCCAGGCGGAGGTGTTGCTGGTGGACACCGGGGCGGGGATCCACAGGAACGTCATATCCTTCGCCGCCGCGGCGGACCAGGTGTTGCTTCTCACCACCACGGAGCCCACCGCCATAAGGGACGCCTACGGGGTCCTCAAATCCCTGGTCATGGGGGTGTCCTGGAAGCCCAACGTGTCCCTGGTGGTGAACATGGCCATGAGCCAGGAGGAGGCCCTATCGGTGGCGGACCGGGTGAGGATGGCGGCCAGCCAGTTCCTGGACCTGGCCATAGACTACGTGGGGTACGTCCCTTGGGATCAGTCGGTGATGGAGTCGGTGAGGCGCCGGAGGCCTTTCCTCCTGGAGATGCCCGACTCTCCCGCCGCCTCCTGCGTCAAGGTTATAGCCCGGAGGCTGGTGTCCGGGGGGCAGGACCAGGAGGCCCCCCAGGGGCGGGGGCTCAAGGCGTTCATGCTGCGGCTGGGCAGGAGGATGCGGCTCAAGTCCTGA
- the flhF gene encoding flagellar biosynthesis protein FlhF, with amino-acid sequence MRVLKQIEFEAKDDAEAMRIASRRLGRDAVILSTRPVKKGGFMGLFGKRVLMVTAGILEDDEPVMDQESRQRLFSFQQLLDMRKEVQRAVSGVEAPPPVQPPVSPQPMGPLSQAAALEAYGAARRPDLEAQVEELRRTLDQVVKRVGSGERYLGEDPEVRRLVEADVDPEVAQRILSSRRGGEDLLELLSSRVRVMGSDPVSAMGGRRVMFVGPTGVGKTTTIAKLAAVHSLWEGRKVALATADTYRIAAVEQLRTYAKILGIPMEVVFEAKDFEGLVSKHQGCDLIMLDTAGRSSRDAKKMEELKWLYDAFQPDAVHLVLAANLKYKDMLKVIDRMAVVPIGSVIFTKLDETYSFGPLLNVLEDFNLPVSFFTVGQNVPNDIEVAKSERLARLILEGDQIG; translated from the coding sequence ATGCGGGTCCTCAAGCAGATAGAGTTCGAGGCCAAGGATGACGCGGAGGCCATGAGGATCGCCTCCCGCCGGCTGGGGCGGGATGCGGTCATACTGAGCACCCGGCCGGTGAAGAAGGGGGGCTTCATGGGCCTCTTCGGTAAGCGGGTTTTGATGGTGACCGCCGGCATCCTGGAGGACGACGAGCCGGTGATGGATCAGGAGTCCAGGCAGAGGCTCTTCTCCTTTCAGCAGCTTCTGGACATGCGCAAGGAGGTCCAGCGGGCGGTGTCCGGGGTGGAGGCACCCCCCCCGGTTCAGCCCCCGGTGTCGCCCCAGCCCATGGGCCCGTTGAGCCAGGCGGCGGCCCTGGAGGCCTACGGGGCCGCCAGGAGGCCCGACCTGGAGGCCCAGGTGGAGGAGCTTCGCCGGACGTTGGACCAGGTGGTGAAGCGGGTTGGCTCCGGGGAGAGGTACCTGGGGGAGGACCCGGAGGTGAGGCGCCTGGTGGAGGCGGATGTGGACCCGGAGGTGGCCCAACGGATCCTGTCGTCCCGCCGGGGCGGTGAGGACCTGCTGGAGCTTCTGTCCTCCCGAGTGAGGGTCATGGGGTCCGATCCGGTGTCCGCCATGGGGGGGCGTCGGGTCATGTTCGTGGGTCCCACCGGGGTGGGGAAGACCACCACCATAGCCAAGCTGGCGGCGGTGCACTCCCTGTGGGAGGGCCGGAAGGTGGCCCTGGCCACCGCAGACACCTACCGGATAGCGGCGGTGGAGCAGCTTAGGACCTACGCAAAGATCCTGGGCATCCCCATGGAGGTGGTCTTCGAGGCCAAGGACTTTGAGGGGCTTGTGTCCAAGCACCAGGGGTGTGACCTCATAATGCTGGACACCGCCGGCAGGAGCTCCCGGGACGCCAAGAAGATGGAGGAGCTCAAGTGGCTCTACGACGCCTTCCAGCCCGACGCGGTGCACCTGGTGCTGGCGGCGAACCTGAAGTACAAGGACATGCTCAAGGTGATCGACCGGATGGCGGTGGTCCCCATCGGGTCGGTGATATTCACCAAGCTGGACGAGACCTACTCCTTCGGCCCCCTGCTCAACGTTTTGGAGGACTTCAACCTGCCGGTGTCCTTCTTCACCGTGGGTCAGAACGTGCCCAACGATATAGAGGTGGCCAAGTCGGAGCGGCTCGCCCGGCTAATACTGGAGGGGGACCAGATTGGATAG